A stretch of Gallaecimonas pentaromativorans DNA encodes these proteins:
- a CDS encoding MarC family NAAT transporter, which translates to MNHFFELTLTTVAALLPIINPFSTAALFLGLTEGDLPSWRRQQAKMGVIYMVAILVVFLLAGTLIMSFFGISLPGVRIAGGILVGRVAIGMLYPRDEGFTDAAHKENRQRKDVSFFPLAMPSLAGPGAIAVIITLATLATTVTHYLAIILGVLIMGVITYLTLLASNFITRWLGVTGMQALTKIMGFLIFCIAVQFVVNGVTDPDLLAKIKSGLGL; encoded by the coding sequence ATGAACCACTTTTTCGAGCTCACCCTTACCACGGTTGCCGCCTTGCTGCCCATCATTAACCCCTTCAGCACGGCGGCGCTGTTCCTTGGCCTTACCGAAGGCGACTTGCCCAGTTGGCGCCGGCAACAGGCCAAGATGGGGGTGATTTACATGGTGGCCATCCTGGTGGTGTTCCTGCTGGCTGGGACGCTTATCATGAGTTTTTTCGGCATCTCCCTACCGGGGGTGCGCATCGCCGGGGGGATCTTGGTCGGCAGAGTAGCCATCGGCATGCTCTACCCTCGGGACGAGGGCTTTACCGATGCTGCCCACAAAGAAAACCGGCAGCGCAAGGACGTATCCTTCTTCCCGCTGGCCATGCCGAGCCTGGCCGGCCCCGGCGCCATTGCCGTCATCATTACCCTCGCGACCTTGGCCACTACCGTCACGCACTACCTGGCCATCATCCTTGGCGTGCTCATCATGGGGGTGATCACCTACCTGACCTTGCTGGCCTCCAATTTCATTACCCGTTGGCTGGGGGTAACCGGCATGCAGGCCCTGACCAAGATCATGGGCTTTTTGATCTTCTGTATCGCGGTGCAGTTTGTGGTGAACGGGGTAACGGACCCGGACCTGCTTGCCAAGATAAAATCGGGTCTGGGACTATAA
- a CDS encoding SDR family NAD(P)-dependent oxidoreductase: MSSAPYVLVTGGARNIGQAISLRLQQEGYQVIVLDINPPEARSLTHHYQIDLSDGKATTTLVKALAEEFAITRLVNNVGLVKPALMEEVSEADFLQLMHLNTLCALHCVQALSPVMKAKGFGRIVNNCSRVVLGKTERSAYSASKGALLAMARTWALELAPFGITVNNVAPGPIATGAFWENNPPGSPQAEKIVNNIPVGRMGQPEDVAHAMSFFLDERSGFITGQTLYVCGGVTTGLAPV, encoded by the coding sequence ATGTCTTCAGCCCCTTATGTCCTTGTTACCGGCGGTGCCCGCAATATCGGCCAAGCCATCAGCCTACGCCTGCAACAAGAGGGCTATCAGGTGATAGTACTGGACATCAACCCCCCCGAGGCCCGCTCCCTGACCCACCACTACCAGATTGATTTAAGTGACGGCAAAGCCACCACTACCCTGGTTAAGGCCCTGGCCGAGGAGTTTGCCATCACCCGGTTGGTAAATAACGTGGGTCTGGTAAAACCGGCCTTGATGGAAGAGGTCAGCGAAGCAGACTTTTTGCAGCTGATGCACCTCAATACCCTGTGTGCGCTGCACTGCGTGCAGGCGCTGAGCCCGGTCATGAAGGCCAAGGGCTTTGGCCGCATTGTCAACAACTGCAGCCGGGTGGTACTGGGGAAAACCGAGCGCAGCGCCTACAGCGCCAGCAAGGGCGCCTTGTTGGCCATGGCCCGCACCTGGGCCTTGGAGCTAGCGCCATTTGGCATCACGGTGAACAACGTCGCCCCTGGCCCCATCGCCACCGGCGCCTTTTGGGAAAACAACCCCCCCGGCAGCCCCCAGGCGGAGAAAATCGTCAACAACATTCCGGTCGGCCGCATGGGCCAGCCAGAAGATGTGGCCCACGCCATGAGCTTTTTCCTCGACGAGCGTTCCGGCTTTATCACCGGCCAGACCCTCTATGTGTGCGGCGGTGTTACCACCGGGCTGGCACCGGTATGA
- a CDS encoding IclR family transcriptional regulator domain-containing protein, whose amino-acid sequence MAEQQKNDTVDKDFLATFARGLEVIKSFDAQTPAMTLTEVAKKNDLSRASARRFLLTLQKLGYVSSDGKQFRLTARVLDLGYSYLSTLNFGGVITRYMEEVTLKLGESCSASVLDGQNIVYIARVPVRGLLPINLQIGAKLPAYATSMGRVLLAAMPQEHLDIFLAEAPFEALTPYTLTEASQLREEVDKVRQQGYAINDQQLELGLRSVAVPVFDRHHNVRFALNVSTHVSKVSKEKLIAEFVPLLEETAKKITASLP is encoded by the coding sequence ATGGCAGAGCAGCAAAAAAACGACACCGTAGACAAAGACTTTCTGGCCACCTTTGCCCGTGGCTTGGAGGTTATTAAATCCTTCGATGCCCAAACCCCGGCCATGACCCTGACCGAGGTGGCCAAGAAGAACGATCTCTCCCGCGCCTCGGCCCGCCGCTTCTTGCTGACCTTGCAAAAGCTCGGTTACGTGAGCAGTGACGGCAAACAGTTCCGCCTCACCGCCCGGGTGCTGGATCTGGGCTACAGCTACTTGTCGACCCTCAACTTTGGCGGCGTCATTACCCGCTACATGGAAGAGGTGACCTTGAAGCTTGGCGAGTCGTGCTCGGCCTCGGTACTGGACGGCCAGAACATCGTCTACATTGCCCGGGTGCCGGTGCGGGGTCTGCTGCCCATCAACCTGCAAATTGGCGCCAAGCTGCCGGCTTATGCCACGTCTATGGGCCGGGTGCTGCTGGCTGCCATGCCTCAGGAACACCTCGACATCTTCCTGGCCGAGGCGCCCTTTGAGGCTCTTACCCCTTACACCCTGACTGAAGCCAGCCAGCTTCGTGAAGAGGTGGATAAGGTGCGCCAGCAAGGCTACGCCATTAACGATCAGCAACTGGAACTGGGGCTGCGCTCGGTAGCGGTGCCGGTGTTTGACCGCCATCACAATGTCCGTTTTGCGTTGAATGTCAGTACCCATGTGTCCAAGGTCTCGAAAGAAAAGCTGATCGCCGAATTTGTACCGTTACTGGAAGAAACCGCAAAAAAAATCACGGCATCGCTGCCGTGA
- a CDS encoding CoA-transferase subunit beta: protein MSEASYSSSEMMTVAASRMLAEDDVCFVGIGLPSAAANMARLGHARNIKLIYESGTLDTKPQVLPLSIGDGELADTAKGVVSVPEMFRYWLQGGKIRTGFLGAAQIDRFANINTTVIGDYANPKVRLPGAGGAPEIASHCQRVLITLKHSNRAFVEKLDFITSVGFLDGGDSREKLGLPGKGPAMVITDLGILEPDPVSRELTLTSVHPGVSVEQVVAATGWPLKVADKVATTPAPTEQELAILRDLNARTQAAYN, encoded by the coding sequence ATGTCTGAGGCGAGCTACAGCTCTTCTGAAATGATGACGGTGGCGGCATCTCGGATGCTGGCCGAAGACGATGTCTGCTTTGTCGGTATCGGCCTGCCAAGCGCGGCCGCCAACATGGCGCGGCTCGGCCACGCCCGTAACATCAAACTGATTTATGAAAGCGGCACCTTAGACACCAAGCCGCAGGTGCTGCCGCTGTCCATCGGTGACGGCGAACTGGCCGATACCGCCAAAGGCGTGGTGTCGGTGCCGGAGATGTTCCGCTACTGGCTGCAGGGCGGCAAAATTCGCACCGGCTTCTTGGGCGCCGCCCAGATTGACCGCTTTGCCAACATCAACACCACCGTCATTGGCGACTACGCCAATCCCAAGGTGCGCCTGCCTGGCGCTGGCGGCGCGCCGGAGATAGCCTCCCACTGCCAGCGGGTGCTTATTACCCTCAAGCATTCCAACCGCGCTTTTGTTGAAAAGCTCGATTTCATTACCTCGGTGGGCTTTCTCGATGGCGGCGACAGCCGTGAAAAACTGGGGCTACCCGGCAAGGGCCCGGCCATGGTGATAACCGATTTAGGGATATTGGAGCCAGATCCTGTCAGCCGCGAGCTGACCCTAACCTCGGTACACCCCGGGGTGAGCGTCGAGCAGGTGGTCGCAGCCACCGGTTGGCCGCTAAAAGTGGCAGACAAGGTGGCCACCACCCCTGCCCCGACCGAGCAGGAGCTGGCCATATTGCGGGATCTGAATGCCCGGACCCAGGCCGCTTACAACTGA
- a CDS encoding CoA transferase subunit A, which produces MAQHLTLTEAISRYVLPGSTVAMEGFTHLIPFAAGHEIIRQGITGLTLIRMTPDLIYDQLIGMGCVDKMMFSWGGNPGVGSLHRFRDAFENQNPKPLAIEEHAHAAMANAYAAGASGLPVAIFDGYQGTSYASVNPNIKSVTCPFTGKVLAAVPAINPDVAIIHAQKADKEGNVWLKDIVGVQKEAVLAAKVAIVTVEEIVESVDDSQGGTIIPSWVIEAVCCVPMGAFPSYASGYYPRNNRFYIKWDAIARDYDTFSAWMQQYVLDSKDHQQFMDKLREADYV; this is translated from the coding sequence ATGGCTCAGCACTTGACCTTAACGGAAGCCATCAGTCGTTATGTTCTGCCCGGCAGTACAGTGGCGATGGAAGGCTTTACCCACCTTATCCCCTTCGCGGCAGGACACGAGATCATCCGTCAGGGGATCACCGGCCTGACCCTTATTCGCATGACCCCGGACCTTATCTATGACCAGCTCATCGGTATGGGCTGTGTCGACAAGATGATGTTCTCTTGGGGCGGCAACCCCGGGGTGGGTTCCCTGCACCGCTTTCGCGATGCCTTCGAGAACCAAAACCCCAAGCCGCTTGCCATAGAAGAGCACGCCCACGCCGCCATGGCCAACGCCTATGCGGCCGGCGCCAGCGGCCTGCCGGTCGCCATTTTTGACGGCTACCAGGGCACCTCTTATGCCAGCGTCAATCCCAACATCAAGTCGGTCACCTGCCCTTTTACCGGCAAGGTGCTGGCGGCAGTGCCAGCCATCAACCCGGACGTGGCCATCATTCACGCCCAAAAGGCCGATAAGGAAGGCAATGTCTGGCTCAAAGACATCGTCGGGGTGCAAAAAGAAGCGGTGCTGGCAGCCAAGGTAGCCATTGTCACCGTTGAAGAGATTGTCGAGAGCGTTGATGACAGCCAGGGCGGCACCATCATCCCGTCCTGGGTGATTGAAGCGGTGTGCTGCGTGCCCATGGGCGCCTTCCCTTCTTATGCCAGCGGCTATTACCCCCGCAACAACCGCTTTTATATCAAGTGGGATGCCATAGCGCGGGACTACGACACCTTCAGCGCCTGGATGCAGCAATACGTGCTGGACTCCAAGGACCATCAGCAATTCATGGATAAACTGCGCGAGGCCGATTATGTCTGA
- a CDS encoding Bug family tripartite tricarboxylate transporter substrate binding protein — MKKRTFVGALFAMGAAAALSFTSSASAAGDWPQENITLVVPYAAGGTTDILSRRVADLLQGELGKPVVVENRPGAGSTVATAQLTRARDPNYRILMASPGHTIGAAIYPGLRYDPVNDFRFIRNVINIPNVLVVPANSPFNSVADVVKAAREKDGMAFSSSGVGSSIHMSGELFKSMIHGKMVHVPFRGSGEALPALISGDVDLSFENLPSVLPSIKGGQLKALAVTTAHPSPYLPGVPTIADAGKDLGLADYQTSAWFGLIANKKMSDEAVTKLQAALNKVMASDAFKQFLPQIGAEPATEQGEAFKEFVAKDVKKWAAVAEEAGIRRN; from the coding sequence ATGAAAAAACGCACATTTGTGGGGGCATTGTTTGCCATGGGCGCCGCCGCTGCGCTCTCCTTTACGTCATCTGCCAGCGCGGCAGGAGACTGGCCGCAGGAAAACATTACCCTGGTGGTGCCTTACGCCGCCGGCGGCACCACCGACATCCTGTCGCGCCGCGTTGCCGACCTGCTGCAAGGGGAACTGGGCAAACCGGTTGTCGTTGAAAACCGCCCCGGCGCCGGCTCCACCGTTGCCACCGCGCAACTGACCCGGGCCCGCGACCCTAACTACCGCATCCTGATGGCCTCACCGGGCCATACCATCGGCGCCGCCATTTATCCTGGCCTGCGCTACGATCCGGTGAACGACTTCCGTTTTATCCGTAACGTCATCAACATTCCCAACGTGCTGGTAGTACCGGCCAACAGCCCCTTCAACAGCGTGGCGGATGTGGTTAAGGCGGCCCGCGAGAAAGACGGTATGGCCTTTAGCTCCTCCGGCGTGGGTAGCTCCATCCACATGTCCGGCGAGCTCTTTAAAAGCATGATCCACGGCAAAATGGTGCATGTACCGTTCCGTGGCTCCGGTGAAGCGCTGCCGGCTCTTATTTCCGGCGACGTAGACCTGTCCTTTGAAAACCTGCCCTCGGTGCTGCCCTCCATTAAAGGCGGCCAGCTCAAGGCCCTGGCGGTAACCACCGCTCACCCCTCTCCTTACCTGCCTGGCGTACCTACCATCGCGGACGCGGGTAAAGACTTGGGTCTTGCCGATTATCAAACCTCCGCTTGGTTCGGCTTGATTGCCAACAAGAAGATGTCTGATGAAGCGGTAACCAAATTGCAAGCCGCCCTCAACAAAGTTATGGCCAGCGACGCATTCAAGCAGTTCCTGCCGCAGATCGGTGCCGAACCTGCCACCGAACAAGGCGAGGCCTTCAAGGAATTCGTAGCCAAAGACGTGAAGAAGTGGGCCGCCGTGGCTGAAGAAGCCGGCATCCGCCGCAACTGA
- a CDS encoding tripartite tricarboxylate transporter TctB family protein: protein MESLSMTQPKSRSLHFNVDVLLGMVFLVASAVFLWELVPNYIEQPGYMQHPLLSPRFLPEVMGWIVLVLSLGLILSGLTRQVGNSQERLLKDVPFAQYASIFVALVVYGFGFQWLGAMVSGVAATLLLFAALKVRHPLLYVFAVLFPLAVCWAFISGLNVPLPSGDLW, encoded by the coding sequence ATGGAAAGCCTTTCCATGACCCAACCCAAATCCCGCTCCCTGCATTTTAACGTCGATGTCCTTTTGGGCATGGTGTTTCTGGTGGCATCGGCCGTGTTCCTGTGGGAGCTGGTGCCCAACTACATCGAGCAACCCGGTTACATGCAGCACCCGCTGCTTTCCCCCCGCTTCTTACCCGAGGTGATGGGCTGGATAGTGCTGGTACTGAGCCTGGGCCTTATCCTCAGCGGCTTGACCCGCCAGGTAGGTAACAGCCAGGAGCGCCTGTTAAAAGACGTTCCCTTTGCCCAGTACGCCAGCATCTTTGTGGCCCTGGTGGTTTACGGCTTCGGCTTTCAATGGCTTGGTGCCATGGTCAGCGGGGTTGCCGCCACCTTATTGCTCTTTGCCGCCCTTAAGGTGCGACACCCTTTGCTGTACGTATTTGCTGTGCTGTTCCCACTGGCCGTTTGCTGGGCCTTTATCAGTGGCTTGAATGTGCCATTGCCCAGCGGTGACCTGTGGTGA